The genome window CCTGCGAGTGCCCATTCTCCATGCGGGGTTGCTCATCGGCGTCATCACCTTTGCCCTCTCCTTTCTCGGCGTGCTCGCAGGCGACCGCGCTGGCCGTCACCTCGAAAACAGGGCAGAGATGCTGGGGGGGCTTGTGCTTATCGCCATTGGGGTCAAAATCTTAGTGGAGCACTTGCTGTAGCTTTCCCATGCAACCGAGACGTTGCCAGTGCGTCTTTCATTATGGGAAAAACTGAGGGAGAACACCGGTGGGAAATCTCTCCGAGCGAGATGTGGAAGATGGTCTCTGGTTGCAGGGCTGCGCCAGGGGCGAGCCGGACTTTCTGCGGTTGCTCATGGAGAGGCACGGCGGAGGCGTCTTACGCTTCCTCGAGCGGATCGTGGGCAACCGCAGCGAGGCGGAAGATCTGCTGCCGGAAGTGTTCCTGAAGGTGTGGCAACACGCCGCACATTTTGGACACAGAGGTCTGGTGCGTAACTGGATCTATACTATCGCAGCGAATCTGGCACGCGATGCCCTGCGTCGCCGGAAGGTGCGCGAGCCTATCGCCGCCGAGTCGCTGGATGCGCTGGGGCAAGAAGCCGACCCCGCCGGTGTAGACCCGTTGCGCGAAACGCTGGGGCGCGAGCGACGAGAGATGTTACAGAAAGGCATTGCGCAGCTCCACCCCACCGACAGAATGCTGGTGGAACTGTATCACTTTCAGGAATACTCGCTGGAAGAGATTGAGCACATCACCGGTATCCCACGCAACGTGGCAAAGTCCAGGCTCTTCCGCGCCAGACGGAAGTTACGAGATATTCTCATTTCAGAAGGTTTTGAGGCACCCTACCATGAGATGTCACAAGGTTCAGGTCAATCTAACGGAGTATCTCCGGGGCAACTGTGCACCTCGTCTGAGGAAAACAATAGAGCAACACCTCAGCCGATGCGCGGAATGCCGGAACATGCTTGAAGAGGAGCGTGCTTTGCTGCAGCTACTCCGCGAGGAGCCCACAACGCTGCCCGCATGGGCTTGGGAAAGGGTGCAGGCACGATTACATGAGCCTGCGCACGCCCGCGAGCGTATCCGCTTGTGGGTGTGGTGGAACCGACGGCGCATCGCTCAAACTCGCTGGGCAGCTGCCGCCGTAGCGGTGATTCTGGCGATGTGGACGTGGATGCCGACTGCCCTGCAATGGCCTCAGCGGCAGAGAGAGACCCTTTCGGGTTACGCACAGGTTGTGTCGTACGCGCAATCGGCAATAGTAGACGATCCACTGAATGAAAATACACAGATTATCCTCAGCGGCTGGAGAGAATAGAAATCGCGGAGGAAATGGAAAAATGGCTTTCTGGCGATTATGGTGCATGGTGGTGCTGACGGTGCTCATCGTCTCGGCGGTGACAGGTACGCTGGCGCAGGGTCAACCCTACCCGCCCACCCCTCCCCGAAGCATGGGAGGGCAACCGCCACCGCCTCCACCCTTTGATCGCGAGGCGCTGTTCGCCAGACTGAATCTGACCGCGCAACAGCGTACGCAGCTCATCAACCTGATGAACGAAACCGAAGAGAAGATGCGCCGACTGCTCACAAAACTTCACGAGCAGCGGAGGCAGTTGATTCAGCTATACCAGCAGTATCAGTTTGACGAAAAGACAGCGCAACGCATCATCCAGAGTATCAACCAGACCCAGGCAGACCTGCTGAAAGTGCATCACGAGCATCAGAAACAGCTGCGCCGTATCCTGGATAAAGAGCAGTTCGACCGCTGGAACCAGTGGTGGAAAGAGCGCATGTTCTTTCCTCCTTCCAAAGGCGATTGGGGGCGGCGAGGGCGCGACGGCAAGCCGGGGTAGAAGATGCTCTGGGTAGCGGTCACGGCAGTTGCGCTGCTCCTTTTCTGGTGGGTACTGCTTGCCGTCGCGGCAACGCACCCACCGCGTGCACCTCTGTTCCTGACCCCTTTTGATGTGCAGGTTCCTTTTGACCCTGTGCTTTTTCCCTCGCGTGACGGCACACCCCTGTCGGGGTGGTGGATACCCCACCCACGCCCTCGTGGGGTGGCGGTGCTCTGTCACGGTTACGTGGCGAACCGCTGCGAGGTGCTGGGGGTGGCGATAGAGCTCCATCGCATGGGTTTCAGCTGCTTGCTCTTTGATTTCCGGGCGCATGGTGAAAGCGGAGGACGCTCCACCACCATCGGAATCCGGGAAGTGCAGGATGCTCTGGGTGCGGTGGATTTCGCGGTGCGGTTCGGTTTCCCCGTGCTGCTGTTCGGCTCCTCGATGGGAGGCGCAGTGGCTATTATGGCAGCCGCTCGCGACGCACGAGTGGGCGCGGTCATCGCCGATAGCGCGTATGCCAACCTGTCCGACGCCGCCAACAAGTGGTGGGAAGCGGGGTTCGGCAGGGTGCTGGGCACGCTGTGTCGCCCGGTGAAGTACCTGGCGATGTTGTTTACCCGAACCCGCCTCTCGCAGGCGGAACCGGTGCGCGAAATCGGCAACATCGCGCCGCGCCCCGTGCTGCTGATTCACGGCGACCGCGACCATCTGGTTCCCATCGAGCACGCCTACGCCCTGTATCAGGCGGCAGGTGAACCGCGTACACTGTGGATCGCCAGCGGCAGTGGGCACGTGCAGGCGCGGGTGGACCAGCCGGAGAACTACTATGGACAGATAGCCGCCTTTATCGAGAAATGGCTGGAGGCATCACCCGCCCATGAAACAAACCATATCCGACCTGGCGAGATCACGCCATCATGACCAGTGGCTACATCATCCCATCGTGGGAGACCCTTCCTGGGACAGCTTCCAGCGCGAACCGGGCAACCCCGTGTACGTCGGCAAACCGCCGTATCTCTGGCCCGTAAACGGTTTTCTGTTTCGTGACCCGCCCTCAGGCAGATGGTACGCTTATATCAGCCTGTACCCGCGAGGTTACTGGCCACCCGGCGGAACCCTCTGCCTGCGCGAACGTGCCGATGGAGGCTGGGAAGAGGTGGGTATTGTTTTGCAAGGCGACGCCCAGAGCTTTGACGGGGATGGCAAACGTCCGGGCGGGACGGTAGATGTCTCCATCGTCTACGAAGCAGGCAGGTATCACATGGTCTACGGCTGGGCGGACCCCACCAACGAACGGGGAGGCATCGCCTACGCCTGGGCAGAACGCCCCGAGGGACCGTTTCACCGTGCCCCCACCCCCATTCATGAGGATACCCACCAGAAGCCGCTGCTGGGGCGTTACGTGCGCGTCTATGCTTCGACGCTTCTCCGAAGACGCAACGACTGGCTGATCCTTCACATGATGAGCACACCCCACAACGCGGGTGGAACGTGGGCGCTGGCATGTATGACCTCCAGACATCCCGACAGGGGCTATACACCACCCCAGCTTTTGCTCTACCCGCAGAGCGATGTCTTCCACCCACCGCTGGCGGAGTTCTTTCCGGCGTTCGCGCACAGGGGCACCGTGTACGCACCGGCAACCTCGGTGGCTCTCAACAGAACGTTCCAGGTACTGTTTCGCGCACCCGTTGAGAAAGCGCACCTGCCGGAGGCATGGCAAATCGTGCAGTACGGTTCACTCTGGCATGCCGAAGCGCACCCGTGGGAAGCTCAGGGAATATGGGGACAGACCTTCGCTGGACAGGTTGCCCTCGATGGCACACTGCGTGTACTGTTTCCCAGCAAGACAGCCCACGATATCGGCACCATCAGCCTCGCCCGTCGCCGATGGAACCAGCCCTTCCGGGATGGTTTCGTGCTGTCCGCACCGCGCGGCGCCGCACTGGTGGTACTTCGCAGGCAGTATCACGCCTTTCACCTGTCTGCCTCGGCACGCAGTCGCGGCGCATGGGCGATCTGCTGGCAGTGCATGAATCCGCTTGGCTCCAACCATCACCTTGCCGATAGCACCCTGCACCCTCTGACCAGGCGTTCGCGCATCGAGTGGCGGCTCAAGGACGGCGAGTGGCAGCTGGTGCGTATCGGTTCTGCGGGAGATACCACCGAAATCGCCCGCGGTACGGTGCGACTTGCGCCGAACCAGGATGTTCATTTGCAAGTGCGGCAAGGGCAGTCCGATGCGGAGCTGAGCATTCACAACCAGCGAGTGTGGGCAGGTAATCTGCCTGCTGAGCCCGGCAGACTGGAGCTGCTTGCCGAACCCGGCACACTGCTTGAGGTCACACGCTTTGAGGTTGCCGGAGACTTTCAGCCATCTACCGAGCACTGGCTTGCTACCGAAGCGCTGGCAGGGGCAGCATCGGCGCCGGAGGAATGGAAGCCGGTACAGGACGAGCGCTTCCGCTTTGGCACCGGCTTCGTCAGCGTGCTCCCCGATGCACGGGCGAAATGGAACTTCTGGGGACGAGGCTTCCGCCTGTATGCGCCGCGCTCACCACGATACGGTTCGTGCGAAGTGGTGATAGACGGCGAGGTGAAATTGAGGGTGAACCTGCACAGTGAGAGCGAGGAGCCTTCCTCGGTGGTGCTGGAACGCCAGCTGTCCCCCGGTTACCACGCGGTGGTCATGCGTCCATTGGAAGGAACGATACCCTGCGATGGGATAGAAGTCACATTTTAGCGAGAAAAAGGGTATAATATATTGGCGGAGGGGAGTAGCCCCTGCGTAAGCAGGTGCGGGCATCGTCAACACGCCGTAGCGCCGGTGTCCGCGGTAACAAAGGGCAAGACCTTCACCGTATCTCTAGTGCGGTGAAGGTTTTTTGCCAGCTCAGGAGGTGAGGGAGGAACATGAACACACTGAAAGTGGGGGTTTTGCTGGTTGCGCTGACCGCCCTGTTCATCTTCGTCGGGGATGTGATTGGCGGTCGCGGCGGGGCGATGATCGCGTTTGCGCTCGCGCTGCTGATGAACTTCGCCAGCTACTGGTTCAGCGATAAAATCGTGCTGGGTATGTACGGAGCGCGTCCGTTGTCGCCTGCGGACGCCCCCGAGCTGTTCCGTATCACTGAAAAACTGGCTCAGCGGGCAGGCATCCCGATGCCGCGTCTGTATGTGGTCAACGACCCGCAGCCGAACGCCTTCGCCACCGGACGCAATCCCGCACACGGGGCGGTGGCGGTGACAACTGGTTTGCTGAACCTGCTCCACTATGACGAGGTGGAGGGTGTCATCGCGCACGAGATAGCGCACATCAAGCACCGCGACACGCTGACTATGACCGTAGTGGCAACGATAGCAGGCGCGGTGATGCTGCTGGCAGATATGGCACGCTGGGCGATGATTTTCGGGGGGGCACGCAGCGACGACCGCGAGGGAGGCAACCCGCTGGTGTATCTGTTCATTATGATTGTCGCGCCTATCGCCGCGATGCTCATTCAGCTGGCTATCTCGCGGGCGCGTGAGTATGAAGCGGATGCGACAGGCGCACGCCTGGCGGGTAGTCCCGATGGTCTGGCAAATGCTCTGTTGAAGCTGGAGCACGCGGCGAGCCGAATCCCGATGATGCACGCTTCGCCGTCCACCGCGCACCTGTTCATCGTCAACCCGCTGAAGGGCTTGGGCGGAACGCTAATGAGCCTGTTCATGACCCATCCGCCGATTCAGGAGCGCGTGCGCCGTCTGCAACAGATGCGCGGCAGCGAGTGGTATCTGGGCGGATAGTCATCGCTCCGGTCATCCGAAGACTGTGTCATTCTGAAGAATCTCCATGAGCGTTTGCGGCTGAAGCCGCACCCTTTCAGACAAAGCCAGCCTTCGCTGGCTGAATAGGGTTTGCGAGGGAACGGCTTCAGCCGTGAAAGGGGTACATTCCGAAATGGAGGGCTCGGCGGGAGCCTCGCCCTCCAAAAGGCATGACCCTACAGCGTGCCTCGCCATGACACGAAAAACGGCTGCGGCGGCGTCACGACGGAGAGCGTCACTGGGGAATGGCAGACGTGCTTGCCGTGCAAATAGCGTCGCTTTCGCAGGAATCGCCCTCCTCTTCCTCGAAAAAGCCCTTCGTGGACATACAGACCTTTGCACTTGTTACCACAACATTCTTCGGGGGTATCGCTATGGCCATGACGCATGAAGCGCCGCCGCAACAGCCTGTGCTCACCGTCGATACGGTGGTGTACCGACCTCACGTCTCCAGCGACCAGATACTGGAACCTTCCCCCTCGCGCGAAACGCCGGGGGGAGTGTATCTGGTGCTGGTGCATAACCGTTCTGAACACAGCCTGCGCTTCTCACGCCTGGTGATCGATGACGAAGACGCGGACAAGCTCGCGGGCGGAGAACTATTGCACTGGTGGGATATCGTTCCCCGAGAGCTACCGCCCAACGGAGTCGCTGCGCTCACCATCAACGGCACCCATCGCCTGTTTGAAGGGGAAAGAACCTGCCGGGCATGGCTGCATACCGAAGAGGGACACGCACTGCGAATCGTCTTGCGCCCCTTCGTGCAGTCTTTGCGCATCACCTATGCCTACATCGACGGCGCAAGCGGCGGTGTGTTTATCCAGAACCGCGATGAGAGCATGGTGTTTCGGCTGGAAAACGTCCTCCTCGGCTCGGAGAGGGTGTCAGTGCAATACCTCCAGCGCACCGTCGGACCGGGTGAAACCGTCATGGCAAAGGTTATCCTGGAACGGTCGCTGCCCGTCGGCACCATCCTGCCCATCCGCGTGGTCGCTACCGACCGCGCCGGGAAGCGCATCTCTACCGGCGGGCTGATCCGCGTCACGCCGATGCACTTCCCCATCGGCACGTGGGACGGGCGTATCTGGCAGGATGCCCAGTATCGTGCCCAGCTGATTCAGCGGGGCTTTGATACCGCCGTGTTCAGCGAATGCGGGGACACAGAGCCTTCTCCCGAGGAAAAACAGGCTTTCGAGCAGATTTGCCCCCAAACGGGGCTGAAGGCGCTGGTGTACGCCGGCTTCGATCCAGTGAAAGAGGGCTTCCTGAAGCGCCATAAGACCAACCCGCACATCCTCGCCTATATGTTGAGGGACGAGCCGGATTGGATAGAGCAGCCTGCTGTACCGCTTCTCTGTCTGCAAAAGATTCGGCTCTGGCGACAGCACGAGGTTCCCCAACCTGTCTACATCAATCTGGCACGCAGTCGGCGGTTCGGCGAGTTTGCGCCGCTGGCGGATATCCCCTCGTATGACGCCTATCGCGTAGGCGCGCCCATGCCAGACGAATCGCCGCACGTGTGGGGCAACCGGCTGGAGCTGGCGGCGGAATACACCTCCGACCTGCGCCTCAATAGCCTGCCCAAGCCCTTCTGGGTGTGGGCGCAGGGTGTCCACACCTGGGACGAGCGCGTGTGGGTGAATGACGAACTGGGACGAGCGGTACCCACTCCCGAAGAGGCGAGAGTGCAGCTCTGGTTCCAGCTCGGTCGGGGCGCGAAGGGCGTGATGTGGTTCCGCACCCTGCCCGAAGACGAGGTGCGCCAGTACTACACGCAGCTGGCACAACAAGCCTCGCCTCCTCTGGGGCAGGCGAAGGTGGAGGAGCTAGCGGAACAGGTGCTACAGCAGTTCCGCGAAACGCTGGAGGAGATGACACGTCTCAATCGCGTCTTGCAGGCTATCCGCCCCCTCCTGCTGCGGTGTGATGTGGGCTATCAGGGACAGGTGCGCTTCGCCACGGAGCCGGATAAACTGGACGTGATGTCGCTCCTGGGCGAGAGGGTGACGCTGGTGTTCGTCACTAACTTCGCGTACGAGATGCACCCCAAGGGTTACCGTTTCCGTGAGCAGAAAAACGTGACGGTAGTGGCACGCCTGCCCAACTGGCTCAAGGCGATAGATGTGTTCTCGGTGACACCCGACGGCGTCCAACCGGTTACCTGGCACCTGGAGAAGGGGCATGTGCGTCTTACCTGGCGCACTCTGGAAGAGCACGTGGCGCTGGTGGTGGTTGCCTCCGACGGACAGGCACGTCAGCAAATCGTGCAGGCGTTCAGGCAGACGCTTTCCTCGCCCGATTAACCAGATCGTGCGCCAGGCGCAATGGCTCCGGGATACGGTGTTTGCGCACGCACCGCCGCACGACCTCTATCGCGGACGGCAGGTCTACCCGGTGTCCTACAGAAACGTACACTGGGCGCGCGTGAGGCTGGGTACACAGCGCGGCACCAATGACCTCCTCGCCGTCGTGAACAGGAAACCAGTCCCGCATCGGCGACATGGTCTCCACCTCGCCACACAGCAGGCTTTTGGCACAGCCGATGGTGGGCGTATCCACCAGTAATCCGAAGTGGCACGCCATCCCAAACCGGCGGGGATGCGCCCTGCCGTGCGCGTCACAGAGAACGACGTCCGGCTTCGTTCGCAACCGTTCCCACGCCTCCAACAGGGGCGGAGACTCGCGGAAGGAGAGCAAACCGGGCACATACGGGAAGCGCACGGACGTACGCACCATCACCTCATCCACGATCTCCATATCCTCCATGCGCAACACCACAATGCCCGCCCATGCTTCCGAGCCAAACCGCTCAAACGATACGTCCGTCCCTGCCACCAGATGCAGGGAATCGATATCCAGCGGTTCTTCCCTCACCTGCTCGCGCAGGCGAATCTGAAGTTCCACCGCCTCGGCGACGCTCTGGGGAAAAGGCAACTCCATGCTCGCCCTCAACAGTCCTCACTCCTCTGCAACATGCTCTTTCTGTGTCATCAGTGCCCCCGCACACAACCACAGACACCAGGAAACCGGCGGTAAGAAAGTGGAAAAATTCACCACGTTGCCCACCGCGCTCTGCAGAATCATCGTCCATGCGATGACCGCACAAACACGTTGCGTTCCGTTCGGCATTCCTCTTATCATACGCCAGCCGATGACCAGAATACTCCCCAGTGCATAGAGGTACAGCAAAAGCCCCACCCACCCTGTCTCTACCAGAATATACAGGTAGTTGTTGTCTGCGCCAGTGGTGTATCCGAACAGGCGCGGGCTGTCCTCACTCCACTTGCCGATACCCAGCGTACCCAATCCCATGCCGAACGGGTGTTGCCACACCTGCTGGATCGCCTTCTTCCAGAAGGTCATCCGCACGCTCACTGTAGAGGTAGGGGTGAAAGGGTTCAGCACATCCTGCGTCCTCTCGCGCCATAGCCCCTCCAGGGGTAACTGCAGGACTATCAAGGCAAAGACTGCCAGAGCAATCGCCAGACGGTTGCGCGTCCAGGCACCGATACACACATACCCCACCCACAGCATCACCCACGCATACCGCGCCAGCGAGAACACTGCGCCCAGCGAGGTGAGCAGTGCCGCTATCCACCAGTGCAACGTGTTTCTTTCCCCTCGCCCAGAAGCCATGCCCAGCGCCACCACCGCCCCGAAACTCATCAGCGCACCGAACAGGTAGGGGTCCATCGTGGAGAAGGAGCGCGTATACCCCCCTACCATCGTGCCGGAGGGTGCGCCGGGGCGCGAGGCTCCCACCTCCATCAACCAGCGATAAGGAATCCACTGCTGGGCAAGACCGTACACGGCATGTGTCGCCGCCAGTACACCGATGAACACCAGCAAGGTGCGCAGCTGCTCACCGGCGAAAAGCGTCTTTCCGAAGAAGTAGAAGAGCAGAGGCACCGTGAGCCAGCGCACATCCGCTAGCGCCGCGGAAAACGAGTAGATGTTGGGGTTGAACAGGTGCACCACCGTCAGCAGGGCGAAGGCGGTCAGCACTCCTTCGGTAGCGCCCCAGCGCAGGGGACGCTCCCTGCTTGTCCAGCGGTATACGAGCCACACCACCGTCAGCCACAACACCGCTCCATCCTTCCACACTCTGGCGAGAGGGTGTTGCTCATAAACCACCTTCACCAGCACGGGGTGTATGCTGGTATAGGCAAGCAACGCAAGCAGACCTGACGTCGGATAAGCCACAGAGAGGAGAAACCATCCGCCTACGCCCAGCACCGCCAGTGCCATAGGGGGCGACCACGCCAGAGCCATGCCCGCTGCTAAACATGCCAGCAAGCTCAGAGCAATCCAAAGTCTCAGACTGAAACCCGTGGCTACAGGTGCACGTGATGCAAGTCGCTGTTCCATGCCTGTATCGCTACCGTGCCGCTGCCTATCATTGTGACCACGCGCGTTTCACCCGGCATCAGGCAGAAGTAGTCCTCCTCGCAGAGCAGCCATTGTCCCTCCTGCGGGGTCAGGCGCACGAACAGTGCTATCACCTCGTCGATGTTTTTGATGCCTACCTGCTGGTGGCGATGCCATACGCGCAACTTGGTGCGTGGAGCGTTCAGTAGCGGCTGCATGGGCGGTTGAGCGGTACTGAACAGGTACTCATTGCAGGAGAGTATCCCGCCGCGCTCGTCGTGCAGACACGCCAGTGCCATCCATACCCTCTCCTCAGGAGGCAGAACACATTCCACATGCCCAGCATGCACGACCCCCTCTGGCACAGCCTCTATCGCTCCTCCGAAGCTTGCGATTTCCCTGCCATCCAGTCCCAAGAGGCACACCGACCAGTGCGCACGAAGGGGTTGCGTACCGGAGTGATGCACCCACACCCCAGCCTGCCATGTCTCGCCGGGTTGCCAGGTCAGCCTCTCGTATTGCATGCTGATATGCACCGGTTCGTAGGCTCGACGCGCCCACCAGTAGGCGGGTTTGGGCTGCCCCAGATAGTCCACCACGTTGGTGCAGGCGGTGTTCGGGAAGGGTTCGTTGAACTGCCAGGGCGACACTCCGCTGCAATGCCACTTGCGTCGGCGGTTGGCTTCGATCGCATAACGCAATCCTTCCGCCTGCATCCACTGGCTGGCACGAATGAAGGTCGCCAGATCCTCGATGCGTCCGAATAAAGCCTCTAGCTTCTCGCGGTGAATCCACCAGCTGCCGTGATGCAGCCACACCGGGTTCGTGGCGTCGGGTGGGAAGCGATGTTCCTTTGAAACGAATCGCTCGAGAACCTGCGGGTTTGCCGCCCCCTCCACGCCGAACTCCGAGTGGTATAGCGGGTCAATAGCATTGTAGAAACGGTAATGTTCCTCCGCGCCCAGATACAGCCAGTGCCCGTGCACATCGTGCATCTTCCCCGTGCCTGCCAGTTCTACAGACGCGCCCTCCACCGGTCCCGATGCGGAGGTGGGTAGCCAGATTCGGTCGGGGTCCAGCTCCCGCACCAGAGATTTCAGCTTCGCCAGCGCAGGATGGGCGTCCGTCAAAGGCACCCAGTGGTCGTCCATCAGCTCGTTGCCGCCGCACCATATCACCAGCGAGGGATGATTGCGCCGCAGAGGTATCATTTGCCTTGCCTGTTCCTCGATGTACTGCAGATATTCTGCATCCTCTGGTGGCGCGTTCTGAATGCCCGATGAGGAGTGCGGGAACTCCTGCCACACCATGATGCCCATCTGGTCGCACAGGTTGTAGAACTGCTCTCGCTCCAGCAATCCTCCGCCCCACACGCGCAACAGGTTGCAATAGGCGTGCTTCGCCAGCGTCAACAGGCGTTCGTAGCGTTCGGGGCGCACCCGACCGTACATCTGTTCGTGCGGTGTCCAGTTCCAGCCCTTCACAAACACGCGCCGCCCGTTCACCTCCAGCGTGTAGGGCAAAGCGTCCGGCGGTGCACCCTCGTTGGGGATGGCACGCACGGTGCGGATACCGAAGGGCACTTCACGCTCGTCGGAGGTCTGCGTGCCTCGCGCCAGCTGCGCCACCAGGCGATACAACGGCTGCTCGCCCATGCCATTGGGGTACCACAGGCGAGGATGGGGTATCTGCAGCGTGGTCATCTGCTCTGTCGGTACCGTGTCGCCCAGCGACACCGGTCCGCTCCCCTGAGCTTCCCGATGACCGTCCGGACCCTCTACATACCAGCGCAGATTCCACTCTTCGGCAGCCTGGGGCGTGCTCCTCAGGCGCGTATGCACCTCGACCAGTGCCTCTTCTCCCGTCACGCGCGGGCGAACCCATACATCCTCTATCCACGCCCCGTCCGTCGCCAGCAGGGTAACGCTTTGCCAGATGCCCAGCGGAACCAGCCGTGTGCACCAGTCCCAGTCGTAAGCAAAACGCGATTTCCACAACCGTGCTTTGCTCGTCCAGCCGATTTGCCCCTGCACCACATCTACAGGCGGTTTGTGCTCTACCAGCACCGTCAGGCAGTTCTGCTCCCCGAAGCGTAAGATTTCCGAGACATCGAACTCGAAGGGCGTAAACATGCCCTCGTGCCTGCCCAGCAACCGCTCGTTCAGATATACCTCGCAGGCGTAGTCCACCCCATCGAAACGCAAGCGCATATGCTTGCCTCTCCATTGCTCGGGCACAGTGAAATGTTTGCGATATATCCAGTCTCGCTCCGAGAGCCACTCGCAAGCAAGGCTGTTCATATCCTGATAGGGGTGTGGGATCCGCCCGGCATCCAGCGTGTCAGCGATGACGTCGCCGGGCACGCAGGCGCGTATCCATTCGCCCCAGGGCGGACAACCCTTCGGGGACCACTCCTCTTTCCATGCCTGTCGCCACCAGAACTCGTGGGGCAACAGCGGTGCTAGCAGCCAATCCTCACCATCCAGACACAGACGCATCACTTCCTCCAATCAGGGGGCGACCTTTGACAAGATGCACGACGGGCAAAATAACAACCGTAGCCCCTCTTGCATATTGCTTCGTGCACCCTTCGCCCCTCTCCTGCGTCATCAAAAAGGGGATTCTCCAGAAACTTTGACAGCCTGCGAGTGCAGTGGTATACTGGTATTTGGCAGGAGGAAGGTGTTGCAGGTATGCCCTTATGTGAACCTGTTCCGGGCGTTTTGAAGGAGAAAGTTGGAGAAGAGCAGA of Armatimonadota bacterium contains these proteins:
- a CDS encoding alpha/beta hydrolase translates to MLWVAVTAVALLLFWWVLLAVAATHPPRAPLFLTPFDVQVPFDPVLFPSRDGTPLSGWWIPHPRPRGVAVLCHGYVANRCEVLGVAIELHRMGFSCLLFDFRAHGESGGRSTTIGIREVQDALGAVDFAVRFGFPVLLFGSSMGGAVAIMAAARDARVGAVIADSAYANLSDAANKWWEAGFGRVLGTLCRPVKYLAMLFTRTRLSQAEPVREIGNIAPRPVLLIHGDRDHLVPIEHAYALYQAAGEPRTLWIASGSGHVQARVDQPENYYGQIAAFIEKWLEASPAHETNHIRPGEITPS
- the nfi gene encoding endonuclease V codes for the protein MELPFPQSVAEAVELQIRLREQVREEPLDIDSLHLVAGTDVSFERFGSEAWAGIVVLRMEDMEIVDEVMVRTSVRFPYVPGLLSFRESPPLLEAWERLRTKPDVVLCDAHGRAHPRRFGMACHFGLLVDTPTIGCAKSLLCGEVETMSPMRDWFPVHDGEEVIGAALCTQPHARPVYVSVGHRVDLPSAIEVVRRCVRKHRIPEPLRLAHDLVNRARKASA
- the htpX gene encoding protease HtpX, encoding MNTLKVGVLLVALTALFIFVGDVIGGRGGAMIAFALALLMNFASYWFSDKIVLGMYGARPLSPADAPELFRITEKLAQRAGIPMPRLYVVNDPQPNAFATGRNPAHGAVAVTTGLLNLLHYDEVEGVIAHEIAHIKHRDTLTMTVVATIAGAVMLLADMARWAMIFGGARSDDREGGNPLVYLFIMIVAPIAAMLIQLAISRAREYEADATGARLAGSPDGLANALLKLEHAASRIPMMHASPSTAHLFIVNPLKGLGGTLMSLFMTHPPIQERVRRLQQMRGSEWYLGG